The genome window TTGGGAAAAGAGAACTTTCAAATAGACCATCAATTGGTtccacaaaaaaaggaaatatgcatataatatATCCACAAGAACtgactaaaaaaatatacacaaatcTAGGTCTACAGATTAAACATGTAAAATCACACTtctcataaaaatattgaataatttgatgGCAAGAGTTAAGTTACTGCTGTGCTccttgaaatagcagtgcttaCGACCTATGcgtttgaaaattaaaaatactattataaacACAACTTTAAGACAACTTTAAGacgtatttacttttaaataattcaaacattttttcattGCTCATTGATGATGATACTCACTAgcagtcgaaaaaaaaaatataaaaaaattaaaaatagaacacAACTGTTTTTAAAGTCTCGAATTTTTAGATATTAATGATATAACTATATGACAAATATTTGCtcatattattttgaatattctataaatataatttgaaagtCACATCTGTAGACGAAGTTCTGTTAGTAATCTGCATCAACATAAAGCTATAAATCCTAAAGGTGTAACAACTATTCgctcaaaatatatttaaattcttctTTATGCTACCATAGTAGATCTTTTCGATTACAATATACGTGACTGTTATGCAAAGTGTCCGATTGGCCAAAAGGTAACGCTGTAGCTCTTTTCAATGCAGGTCTAATAAGGAGGTGAGTGTCGAGACCTGAACTCTAACCTGAGCAGTTCCAAAGCTGTTTCGGGAACAACTTTCATAAATAGTAGAAAGCGTTGCCGTACATAATGCGTTGTGGATGTGGCTAATGCCCAGTGGCAGTGGCATGATATCGACTCGGTCATAAATTGTGAGTGCATATGAGTGTACTCACaacgcatttatttattaccgGCCCTACACTCGTTCCCTCACACTCCACTATAACTCCTAAGCACGCACAACTCCAAaacaaattttccaatttaaagaaaagaaaaaaaactataaaattgaCCCTCGACGCAACACCAGAAAAAAGTTATCTATAGATCGATGGTCGGAGCTCAGTTATCATGGTGTTTTGTTTGTACACAGATATGCAgagaaaataagtaaataagtGTAACTAATTAAGGTTGCGAGACTAACAGATACTCTGTAATTGATGAGGCAATTATAGCAAGTGTAGAAAGCAAAAGTGCAGGGAGTGCATAGAttgaaaaatgatttaatgggttgcattattaaaaaaatacttcgTACGTTGAAGAAATACTTAAATGAGGCAGACAAATTTGAGATTTGTTATAAGACAAAGATTCTCTATGAATAGTGCAAATGagagtaaaataaaataagatgacattttgcaataaaatattaacttaTTTAATCCCTACCAGAAATAAAGATGACATATTGAGATTAAACATTAAATCTTCATTCCCCAAACGAAGAagttttacagggtataagaAAAagcatatattttgttgtgctgATAAGGCaatcaataaaacaaatagcaCAGTTTATTGAACCAATGGCGGGTCAGAGAAGGCAATTAAGTGCCTACATTGTGGGGAGACTTGGGAAGAGAATATTTCCATGCTTGTGTATAGCTGCCAAATGTTAATTTCTTGCTCAACTAAGATTAATGTGGTGTCTTTTGAGTGGGCGAGGGACTAGAGAGGAGAGGAgcggaggggaaggggaactCCCGAATAGTAGTCCTATTGCTAGTCAAAGGTATTAAAGGCTTTTGTTTGTACATTGTCAGACGATAATGTGGCAAATATTTACAGGTAGGTCTCGACACTCGCCTCGACAGAGAGTCGCACATTGAGACGGGTTTGGCGTTGGAAAGAGGCTTTGGCTTGGCTGTCAGgtcaaatatttgatatcaaaatatttacacaacacaaaaaaaacacccaATCCTAACGATGAATGTGATATttgaggtgtgtgtgtgtggccctGAACTTGTTGCAGGTTTGAgagagtcgagtcgagtttaTAACGCACACCACACAAATGCTACAAATGCCCGATAATTTGCATATGGCAAAGGCaatggcaaagccaaagccaaacgcCGAATAGTATTCAGTGAGTACTCGCTTGAGTTGCGACGACTTTTGCATATAAAGCATGCGTTGATCTGGCcaaagttttaattgaatgcgAAAGCAGTGGCAGAGGGAAGCGTAGGGAAGCATTCAACTTCGACTTAACAGCACATCAATCACATTTTGGCAGCCACTGGGCCGAATCTATGCCCTCACTCCGCTCCTGGAACAGCTCCTGCGTATGCGACGTGACTTCCGCTGGGTGGCAACTTAGATCTCttggcaggcagcagcagcagcctcgtCACTTGCCCCCCCCCCACTTTGTTGCAGTCTATCTACGCTCAGACATGCCTCTAGTGGCATATTCTGAAACTGTTCCTGCAACTGCTGAGCTGCGCTGTGTTCTGCTCTGTTTTCTTGTACTGAGCTGAGCTGTCGTGTCAAACACTTTGCTGCAAAAGTTCAAGTGCGTGTGTCTCTTCGAATTGTGCTTCCTTGACTTGGTCGTGTTTGTTGTGCATGTTCTTGTTCCTGCTCcctttgtttgttgttattctaaCGCGTAATTTCACGCCTGTCAGCGCAACACAACTTGCCACAGCGTGAGGCAGTCAGCCGATTCCCTGTGGCTCTTTGTACTGACTTTTCGGCTAATCGAATGCAAAGTTTAACCCGCTCGCATAACAAGCCAATTTTACAAACTCCTCAGCGAATGGGATTTCCGCATCGATTACtaatattgtataaatttaaatatttctcaGATTCtatataaactataaacaTGCTTCGATACCGATTTTAGCTCTACAcgatatatttattgaatccCTGAAAGTATTCGTTAGTTAtcgttatatttatttaaacctATAGCATCCCTGCGCTTCTTGCATCCCTACTTCTAATTGTAAATCAATTGTATCAAAACATGCAACTTTTTTGCCagtaaatcaatataaataagttgAAATTAGCGAATTGGATTTTTACCCCTAAGCTaatatgaatttcaattatatattttctgtgCACTAATGGCATTAAtggcataaatatattaagcaTGGACAAGTGTGGTCGTAATCCATACATAATtgatgcaaaatatattttgctttgtgCCGCCTCGAGTCATGTTCGACACGTGTGTGAATATTCCAGCACACATTTACCTGCTTTctatgtatgcaattcaataaatatacatacatatgtagatatataatGTGTTGTATTTAATACTTGCTGAATAcgcaattgaaaattatacaCAATTTAATTCGGCTCTTGATCTACATTCAATTCTTTTAGCAACTGTTTGCATTGAGCCATTCGTTTGCGAATTTTAGCAAGAATGCCGGAAATATGGCTCTTCCTTATTTGAGTGAGCAGATGACGCTTCAGGAACTGGAGAGCACGCTTTTGCTTGGACATCTTGAGTAAGTCCAGGACACGCTTCTGATATGGCTGACGAAGTTTGATGCTGCGACTCTGGATGCACTTAAAGAGGGAAGCCCAATGACCCTTAAACTTCTTATTGTTCATTTATGCGGTTCTAAAATCGCGGCGTagatataattattatttgacaaaaatgagaaaacaaactttagtttcaattgcaaatcgtTGACTCCTCGTGATGGTTGAGAAGGAAGTGACAGTCTGAATCAAAACTGTTTTATAGCTATTCTCACTTTGAACAAATACTTCACTAAGATTAAGGAAACCCTGGATTATCGATAACCTATAAGTATCGTTTAAAAAAGTGTGTACGAACTTATATTGTATGGATTTAAAATGTCAAAACGCATAAAagtaatcaaaaaaaaactttattggTGAAGTGAGATTAAAGTTGCCGCAAAGCTTAAGAATATCAATTCAAACAAAACCACTGtataaaacagaacaaaacaatttaatatcctcgcaattatttgtattcattgATTGAGACTCGGTCTCAAGTATAAAAGCGTAATTTATATGCTAAGTAGTCATCAACTACCAACTACCAGCATAGTCCATATCATATCGCATCGTATCGTATATTGTAGATTGTCTCGCCGCTGTCATTGTTCTGGCTTCTCCTTCCTTCCACATTGTCTCGGCAGATATGCAAATATCTAGGTGGTAAAATAGTAGACTCCACTGCACTTTTCACGTTCACGTtcagttctgttctgttctgtgcGATGGCAATGACACAAATTTGCTGTTGTCTTGCGACCATCATTAAGAGTGCTGAGTGAAGTGCTGAGAGCGTAACTATCTATGACAACACAACATGCCATCTACACACACATTACGAGTCGAGTACAACATTGTTTAGCTATGCCCTAATGTGGCAGCAAGTACGTAATTGAATTCcaacgccagcagcagctgatgaATGCATTTAAAGTGGGAATAGGCTTCATAAATAACCTAAGCGCAGTTTAGTTCCAGTTGAAAGACAAGCGGAACAGCAAATGATAAACTGCAATGGCACTAATTAGAATAGAACTTTTCCCTTGGTTTGACAGAGATAAATCAGTcctaaaaacatttaataaatcgACTTGAATGAGAAGTTGTCAGAGACTTTTAACTGCATAACAAAGTGTGatgattaatttgtttaagatGTACATTTGATGAACCTAAGTATCTGATTAATGAAACGGACTAACGTTCATTGGCATTTATTCGCAGAATGGAATTTAGACACTCTATAAAGCTTCGGAATCTGAGGAATCGCCGTCTACTATTTCTATACTTTAGTGTTAAATTCCACACTACTTCTAGGCATCCCATTCGTAAACACTTCACCGTTTGAATGAACAGCAAGCTTTAATGCAGCGAGCTCAGTTAGTTAATCAGTTGGAAGTCATTAGCTAccaaaagacaaaaataacATCACCTCATGTCAACACTGCACTCAAAAGTCAGTGAATGAGAAGTTGGCCTGGTCTGAAAAACTAACGCTGACAGCGTTTCTGCTGCAGACTTACGCAGTTTTTCCGAGCCAAACTGAAACTGGAAGTCGAGTGAATGTGCTTAGCCTGGTCTGCAGTGGACAGCGATGACTGAAGGAGACGACGAAGTCAAGTCAAGTGTTTGCCCGTGGCACATAAAGTGTGGAGTCTAATGGGCCAAGCCAATGGAGCAACAACTGGAGCCGATTGCTCGACTAAGACCAGTCgcattttaagcattttatgcaaatgtccGCAGCGACACGTAAATTAGCGCAAAGCAACTCTTAAGCGCAACTCGATTGTGGCCAAGTTGCAatagcaacggcaacaaactAAACTTGACAGCTCAATTGAGGATGCCACCCCAGTGAGATGAAGATCTCTCTGACTTCCTTCCAACTCATTCTTTgactctctttcgctctctctctctggatGTTGGCCAACAGATAATTGCCATTAATCAGAAATCGAGTCGCGGGCGCGTCATAAACTGCACAAAATAATCGACTTTTTGGCATTGCAATCGCTGCAAATGCCAACAGAGCTCAGACAAAGACGGACAGCGCGGGTTCAACAGCTCAACAGATCGCGaccagtctctctctctctctccctctttctcagATCACCAGATCGCACCATGGCTATGATATATGCAGCACTTAGTACCTACTTAAGTTGCGCGAACGCGAGCTCCGACGAACAGCGTTTGAGATAAGATCACGGCTCCACGGCAACTGCCAACAAAGATCGCTGCCAGTGTGCCCCTGCTTGCAGCTACCATCTGTTCCCCACCTCGGTTAGGGGCGAAGGGGGGGGCTTGTCGTGCTGCCCGCAAATACAGATGTGGCACAGTGTCATGAGTATTATTGCAAAGTGTATAATATTTGGTAAAATTATTCACAATTTGCTAGATCATCATTAGAGTAATTGCTGGCTTTGCGAATTACCGCTTAAATGTTGTCTATAGGTTCTATGGGATTAAGTGCGAGGGAACAATAAGAAAGGAAACTCAATATATAATTCTAGACCAGCtgtttattatattcttttgtCATATCTTGCTCCCTAAGGTCTGAATTCGAAAACAGCAAAGTgtctaatattttttttaatcctTTTGAGCCATCTACCTGagttttctattatatttcaatattttcccATTCAATATGTCTATTGTCTATAAATCTGTGCAAAGTTAAGATCCcgattcttttcttttctttgtttaaTATTGGACTGTCGCTAGGGTAGGAATATCTTGAACTATTTTTGTAACACTTTACTCTTTTTGTGATCTCaacatcaaaaataaataatcccTAAATCTCCGCTTCCCCAAAACCATCGACATCACACCACTGTGCGCTGGGAGGAGGACAATAACAGTGGCACAgacgctgccgctgccgcttgTAAGTGGTATGAAGTACGTGCATTTTGtagataatattgaaataatagCAAAGACTGAGCATTCGAGTCAGAGCCAAAGCTACAAAAACGAAGACAGAGTCGACTTGGGATCGGCTGCTGTAgacaatgttgttgttgttgttgcagttgttgcttttgtcttGTGCTGTTTGTAACAAATTACTTGGGTTGGCAACACCCCAGACCCCCCTTACTCCCCACCACGttcctctctgtctctctctctttggctgAAGCGAGTTCACGACGCGTCGTTTGTCGTCGCCGTTGTAAGCGTTGCTCGTTTTTCATGTTCTATTTTGTGTGGCAATTGCAGTCGCTAGATTAAAAcagcagatacagatacagatacagccaGCGAACAGACTGAGAGATACGAGTATTCGATAGATAGACTGAAACAGTGAAGTAGTGAGGGGACTTTGTGAGGGATTTGAACGATCGATCGACTTTAATGCAGCCCCATGGCCAGCATTGGGTTAGACGAAGAGCACGAGAGAAACGTTTAACCGATAAGCGTCTGATAAGTGTGGCGACTCACGGACGTGCCACCAAAATGACCAACTCAATTTGGCTGCCGccgcattttcaattaatgctGCCCCCAAGGCGGCGACAACAACTGTTGTTCtctcccaaaaaaaataaaataattatgaaacgAGTTTCATTTCGCTTTTCAGTCTCTCTGACTCATGGCCCAAGGGAAAGAGCAACAACGTCAACTTTTAATTGAGTTTGTTTGTGAACACAGCTGCAAGCTGATCTTCAGGTTGCAaggttgttgcttgttgttggttgctgctgctgagagGTGTTGCTTGTGCTTCCTGTGATTAAGCGAATTGCCAGGCAAGTCTAGTTGAAGTCCTAGTCCGCAGTCAGAGTTAATAATGTTTGGGGCGTTTAATGGTCGAGAAGCCTCTGTGCAGAAGCCGAGTGTAATTTTATGAGCCAGTTTCTCGCCTCGCCTTCGCTTCGCTTGGCATCGACTTGGACTTGATTTCGGTATCGGTATCTGAGGTGTCTTGCACTTATTGCAGTTGTTAAAGTGCCGTTAACAAAGCACGCTTAAATTACCTGCGGCTTGAAGAGACAAGGTTAAGTACAATTGTTGCCTTTAGTCGATatgtctgttgtctgttggcGAGTTCACACTTTCTTGGCATTGTTGTGGCTAGAATTTAAAAGGTTTcagctgcaattgttgtgGCTGATTGGCTTGCTCTACTCCAACTCCGTCTCCCACACTGCTATGCAAATtggcagccacgcccacactcCACAGCCCTACGCTTGGGCCCATTGCCAATGTTACGAGtaattgcaatgcaaaataaaataaataactaagaAACCAGAGCAGAGGAAGGGAGAGCAagaaaagagacagagaaaaagTGAATTTTATGGCACTTCCTGCTGCCATATTCATGCGAATTGTGGATGCTGCTCTGCTGTGGAGATCAGCACAAGAAGCTGGGACAGATCTCTGACCAGAGCGTTGGGTGCGTtgaactgcagctgcaacagcaacaacaacgactacaattgcggcagcaacaacaacccgaagcaacgacaacattCGTCTCGCTTTTGGAGCTGTGTTTTGGGATTTCTCCCTGCAGTCCTTTTGCTTCTCCTCCTCATacccttgttgttgtttttgctgttttgaaTTATTCATGTTGTCTTTTCGAATTGGTTAAAAAGGCAGAAGAGAACTCGGCCCAAAATTGCAGCAAAAAGGAGCGAGAGCGTGATGCAAAGTTTGTGGCAAGTTTGCTCTTCGATgcttttgaaaaatgtttgcaacaTGCATGTTCcccctgctgttgctgctgctgttgttgctcttgttatGCTTGTGGTCAGACcataaaacacacataaaaataacagTGAAAAAAAGGGAAACAAGGAAAACACGACATGCcaaaaatgcaattcattGTTTAATTCGTGCGAAAATTTATGTgtgcacaaattaaaattaatttttgctcTTAAATTTCCTTATTTTTTCATCATTTAGTTTCCTGATAGCAACGAATATAACGGCACAAACTGTTaataaaaaggcaaaacaacagcagcggcaataAAAAGTGTGAATTAAATGCGTTAACATTTCACACAGGGGAAAAATGTGAGAGGTTTACGAAATGGATGATTTGACTGGGAATTAAAAGGAATAAAATTTGCTGCGTTGTTGAGTTGAACTGGGAATTGTAAATAATGAAAGTGGCCAAAGCCCCCTAAGAAAgtgtatgcaaataaatagattGCCAACTGAGGaatttagcataaaaatgGTTAACAACTTTAAGGAATGCAGAGATATTTATCACCCTCAAGCTTCAACAAAATCTACTTTAATCTGTTAAATCTAAGAGATATTTTTCATCTTTTAATCTAAcaagatttaaaaataaatatttaactaataTTAGAGTTTCTCTTCTATTCTTCAGCATTCCATTGTGTTGGATTTCGAAACCAGCACtcaatattgatattaaatccTATTCTTATACTTCCAAGTGTATTTGCTAGCTCCGTAAGTAGTTGCAATATTTGTTTAGAATTGCATTTGTCTAGGGAAAATAGTTGTTGGAGTTGCCATAGCAATTGCAACCTTGAACAATGTCAAAGCCACCGGCAAACTAAGCACACAACACAGCCAAACACAAATAGACTTAAAAAGGAGCCAAGTTGGCACAAAGACTTGGACTTGGCTGGTTGCAGAAGAACGACAATTACTTTTgctctgctgttgttattttgtttgcactGATTGAAAATTGACAGAATGTTGAGAGAATTCACAGTTGTTATGTTCAGTTCTCTTCTGTGTTGCACCGCCAATCCCTACAATGATGGCGGAAGGTATAAGGCTAGGTCCTTTCTAGACCTGCCCTTACACTTAGTCACAGAGCTGTGGCAATTTCCGTTTTGTGGcaaatgagagagagaaaaagacaCGGCAATGGACTGTAATTAGTtgacagcaggcagcaggcaaaaTGAGTGAGAAACAGAAAATGAAACTGAACCGAACTCAAGCAAAGAAATGACCTCATTTCTGGGCACATTCACTCCACCACGTCCTCCTCACATCACAATCGCATACATTTTAATGTGTGTGTAGTACATTGTGTACACATTGCGACAGAGTCTGTCGCCCTGAGGCCAAAGCGGACCATATGGAAATGTTTATGGCCGACGAGCGAGCGAGCGCACCCTTCAAAAAGGGGTGTGAAATTAGAATAACATGTCACTCATATTCCGTATATCACGTAATGCGGCCAAATATGCTGGCTGACAGTTAGCCTGTATTCTTCATAAAGTCTGCAGGATTCGCTTTGGTATTCAGGAGTAACATGAGCACGAAACACATAACGAAACAATTGTCACAGTTCACAGAAGGGACTTGGCCAAAGCAGTAAGCAGTGAATTATGGCcattaaaaaagcaaaaagtgaAAAGGAAGCAGGTATTACTTGTATTTATGGATGGGAGAGAATGGAgccagccacagcaacagcaacagcagcagcaggactTTGCTTTCAGGCTACACCCagttcattatttttattgttattgttgttggcgttgttcTCGCTGCTCCTGTGTGCGGCACTaagattttttaattactGCTTGGTCATTAATTAAGGCcactcttcctctctctctttctcattctGTGTAGGTGAATGTTCAAGCCATAAATTGCCTTTTTAAAGCACTTTGCGAGCAAGTGAAATGTGTCTTTCAAGCAGTAGAACAGCAATTCTTTTGTAGGCAGTCGTATATAGTGAAAGTACTCACAggattattataattactcCACCGGAGTTTAAGAATCATATAAGAGAGCAAAGTACTTTCGCTAAGCATAAAATGG of Drosophila nasuta strain 15112-1781.00 chromosome 3, ASM2355853v1, whole genome shotgun sequence contains these proteins:
- the LOC132792255 gene encoding large ribosomal subunit protein eL36-like — translated: MNNKKFKGHWASLFKCIQSRSIKLRQPYQKRVLDLLKMSKQKRALQFLKRHLLTQIRKSHISGILAKIRKRMAQCKQLLKELNVDQEPN